Part of the Gloeocapsa sp. PCC 73106 genome, AGTTCGGCGTATCTATACAAGCAATTCGACGCAAGGGGAAATATGTTCGTTTTCCTGAAAGTTATCATCAAATCCAAGTTGGGGATTCTCTGTTAGTATTCGGTAAATTAGAATCTCTTACTCAAGTAAGTCAATCGATTACCACAGGAACAGTATCCGTAACTGAATAGAAAAGCGTAAGGGAGGAAAAGGATAATATTTCTCCCTATCTAAGCTAAACTTGCTAAAATCAACAATTAACATCAAAAGTAAAGGCAACAAATGGAAGCGATCAACGACCTCCAGGGAAGAGACTTGCTGAGCATAGCAGACTTAAATCATCAAGAGATTGACCAATTACTGACTTTAGCGGCACAACTTAAACACAAAGAAATAGAGCCAAGATGTTCTAAAGTATTGGGGTTACTATTCTATAAAGCCTCTACTCGTACCCGTGTCTCTTTTAGTGTTGCTATGTATCAACTTGGAGGACAAGTAATTGATCTAAATCCTAGCGTAACACAAGTAGGCAGAGGAGAACCCATCGCCGATACAGCAAGAGTATTAGATCGTTACTTGGATATTTTGGCGATTCGCACCTTTAAGCAAGAAGATTTAGAAACCTTCGCTCACTACGCCAACATTCCCGTGATTAACGCTTTGAGCGATTTAGAACACCCCTGTCAAATTTTAGCGGATTTATTAACCATTCAGGAATGTTTTGGTAGTTTTTCGGGTTTAACCCTTACTTATCTAGGAGATGGGAACAATGTCGCCCATTCTCTCCTATTAGCGGGGGCGATCGCGGGTATTAATGTACGTTTAGCTACACCTGCAACCCATCAACCAGATCCAGCAATAGTTAAACAAGCTCAAAGCCTCAAACACTCCAACCGAGAAATTACCATCACTTCAGATCCCCTAGCTGCGGTAAAAGACGCACAAGTAATCTATACTGATGTTTGGGCGAGTATGGGACAAGAAGCCGAGAGTGAGGCGAGGATACCCATTTTTGCCCCCTATCAGATCAACGCCGAGTTGTTAAAACAAGCAGACTCTGAAGCGATCGTTTTACACTGTCTCCCCGCTCATCGAGAAGAAGAAATTACCACAGAGGTAATAGAGGGAAAACAATCCCGCGTGTGGCAACAAGCAGAAAACCGTATGCACGCGCAAAAAGCTCTAATACTGAGTTTATTAGACACTT contains:
- the argF gene encoding ornithine carbamoyltransferase, coding for MEAINDLQGRDLLSIADLNHQEIDQLLTLAAQLKHKEIEPRCSKVLGLLFYKASTRTRVSFSVAMYQLGGQVIDLNPSVTQVGRGEPIADTARVLDRYLDILAIRTFKQEDLETFAHYANIPVINALSDLEHPCQILADLLTIQECFGSFSGLTLTYLGDGNNVAHSLLLAGAIAGINVRLATPATHQPDPAIVKQAQSLKHSNREITITSDPLAAVKDAQVIYTDVWASMGQEAESEARIPIFAPYQINAELLKQADSEAIVLHCLPAHREEEITTEVIEGKQSRVWQQAENRMHAQKALILSLLDT